From the genome of bacterium:
TAAGAAGATTCTATTCCCTGCGCTCTGTTTTTAAGCTCATCCTTAAGTTTAAATTCCTAAATGCCCTCTTAAGGTATTATGGAAGGAGAATAAGAAGGAAATGGGAGGCAAAGCACAAAGAGGCATTAAAGAAGCTTAAGGATTTCTCAGCAGAGATTTTAAAGAAAAGGGGGGTAAAATATGAAAAAAATGGTTTTTAATAGCCCTGATTTGTACGTATTTGAGCAGTGGGGGAGTTTTTTGACTCCTACCTAGGGACAAAGAAAGCAAGTAATAAATAAACTCTCTCGCCTTAAGTGCCTATTTTCCGTCTTATTCTATACCTAAACACATACGAAAAACTATATTTCTTTACCAGTTGTAGTCATAGTCAAAAAACTGTGTTTCACACCTTTTGTAGATTTTAATTTATTAGCCAACTCCTCAACTTCCTTTGGCTTGCCTCTCACAACTACTATCTCCAGACAATTTTCATGGTCTAAATGAATATGTTGGGTCGAAATGATAAGATAGTGAAAATCATGTTGGATATTCGTTAAAGTATTTACTAGTTCTCTTTTATGGTGATTATAAACCAGAGTAATTGCTCCTGCCACTTCTTTTCCTTCTATCCATTCTTTCTTGACTAAATCTTCTCTTATTAAATCTCCAATTGCTTTGGAGCGAGTAGAGT
Proteins encoded in this window:
- the nikR gene encoding nickel-responsive transcriptional regulator NikR, which codes for MSRLVRFGISLDEVLLNRFDEHIKGKNYSTRSKAIGDLIREDLVKKEWIEGKEVAGAITLVYNHHKRELVNTLTNIQHDFHYLIISTQHIHLDHENCLEIVVVRGKPKEVEELANKLKSTKGVKHSFLTMTTTGKEI